GACATATAGAAAAATCCACCAAATATGTACAAAATGAGTCATCTTGTGGTTCCTATTACAGAATATGCTATATCTATTACTTTTCTTTGAATGCAACATGCAGGATATCCATTATGCACTGATCTTCTCTTTTATCAGTATTCTTTATGCTCACTTGCTGTTTCTCCTTTATCCTGAGCAGTGGTGCTGAGTTTTGCTATGACATTAGTCAGATTTCAACCAGTCATTTAGGGGTAATTAGTCTGTGGATAATTTGAAggctgattaatttttttgttaccCGTGATTACAAAGAGATACTCTTAAATATTACTTTAACTCCAACCAGTTGTCTCTCGTCGAGAAAAATTTAGATACATGTTCTTGTAATTGAATGTAACCATTGACTCACATATAATCCAGTTGACAAATGGCCCTAATGCTCCATCTCTTCGTGGTAAATGGCACCAATGAACAATGGTGAAAGTGCACGCTGCACTCTGTAACAAACCTTGTCAGTTCAATTAATTATGGTTTGTTGCCTAGCTGAGTATGTGCAACCAGCACACAGTGCCCTTTGACTTGTTAAATGTGTAATAATATGTCAACAAGATGCACTGGCTGCTTCAATCCTTTGGATCTTGACAGAAGACACAGTCGGGCTTCTGATTTGCTTTTGGTTCAATCTGAATGGTGACTGAGTGGAAGGTGTAAGTGTCAAAGAGAACTTGAGTAACTTCCTTCAGGATCTGGTGATTGTCCACTGTGTCTTCTGTAGATGGTGAACAAAAATTATCACATTGCAGAAATGTAATACTTCTAAGAAACATGAGTGACTGCTGAAACTATTTGCAAACATTTGGGGTGATTTACTTCTGTTTCCAAGTTACAGTTTAATAACTATATTGCAACTATCTGTTCAGTCTTGCTCAGCAAGCTTGTACCCTATGTTGTTGTAGCTGATCAaaaatttccaatttttttaacaACAATGTTCTACAAAAATATTGGGGGGAAGTTGTtgttgcttttatttgttttttaacaaaaattacTCCATTTGTTTTAATAAGCACCAGATACAGACAAACAGTTGTATCCCAATCAGGAAAAATTGATTTTACTAGGCTTCAgatgaattattatttttctgtttactGACCTGTGACAACAACGTGAGCAGATAGAATAACTTGATTCATTGTTAGAGACCAGAGATGAAGGTTGTGGATAGACTCCACTTTGTTGACTGCtagaattctctctctcactgcatCATAATTAAATCCCTTGGGTGTTCCTGTAGAGGAGGAAATATGCCTTTTGATTAAATAAGAATTATATTAAATTAAAGGACACACAGAGAGACCCCTGAATCTTTACTGAATTAGGTTTGGGTTTTCTTATAAAAACAACATGTGCCATAGTGTACAGCTCTATTTTTCTGTTTACTGTGAAGTTAAATTCTGGCCCCAGTTACACAGTAATTCACTAGGGTGTAACTCAATGGAGCAATTAAATGCAAATAGATTTTAGAGTTAGGCTTATGAAAGTCTGCTTTTATTTACGGGAGTAGGCTGTTTATTAATATTCCATTAATCTGCTTTGACATCTTCAGGGGTATttataccatagtatctgagcacctcacaagcatTGGTGGCTTTTTATCTTCAataaccctgtgaggtagggaagtattatccccattttacagataagaagaTACAGAACagattaagtgacatgcccaaggtcacacaggaaatctgagaTTAGACTTGAACCCAAATTTCCTAAATCCCACTCAAGTACCCTCTTCACTAGACCATTCTTCTTGTCTAACATGAAGGTCAAAGCTTGCTTTTGGGTCAGAGTGCAGGAGTGAGGACAATTCTATTGGAATTAAATGTGGGTCTGAACCTCAGAGTCTAAACCAGAACCCAAACTTCCCCAGAGCCAAGTGTTTTTGATTCCAGGGCTCTGAATTAGGGTTTATATGATTCTCCACTTGATCCTCTATCTCTGTTGTGTCTAACCTGCTCTGTAAACTGCAAAGAATTATTTTAGGTACTATGTCATAAGACtatgtcagaccaatggttcatctagcccagtatcctatcgtctgacagtggccagtgctagatgcttcagagggaatgaacagaacagctcaattatcgagtgatccatcccctgtcctccagTCCTCATTTCTGGCAGTCaggggtttagggacacccagaacatggggttgcatctctgaccatcttggctaatagccattgatggactttatcaaactgaatttatctaattgtttttggaacccagttatacttttgggcttcacaacatcctccagcaatgagttctacaggttgattGTATGTTGTATGAACAgatacttccttatatttgttttaaacctgctgtctattaatttcattgagtgatccctggttcttatgttatgtgaagggtaaataacacttcctattcactttctccataccattcatgattttatagacctctatcatatccccgaccccccttagttgtttcttttatAAATGGAACAGtcacaatctttttaatctctcttcatatggaagctgctccatccccctaataatttttgttgcccttctatgtatcttttccaattctaatttatcttttttgagctggagtgaccagaactacatgtagtattcaaggtgtgggtgtaccatggatttatataatggcattatgatattttctgttttattatctatccctttactAATGGTTTCTAATATTGCTaaaactgccactgcacattgaacagatgttttcagagaactatccatgatgactccaagacctttcttgagtggtaacagctaatttagaactgttatattaatttagatggaatatatgagcTCCAGGTGTTAGCATAAGGCAGTCACTGTCCAacgttaaacagtgttaaacaaagtCCGGGACTTGGTTTACAGAGGCCTCTGCCTGCTtagcaccatggcaaacacaccattaaaaatccattttattaaaatacagaaaagaagaaaaaagagttaatactttacatttcagatgctttaaataagactttcattttaagaacttcccttgttctctttccctttagctggagagagtttttaaaaagaaaaactgctgTTGTTTGACCGTCTCTTGGATGGTATCAAAGacagtaataactgtccttttggggaaaagagaaaaagttagttgagatgggctggagatgtcactgctgctgtttgttgTTAAAATCAAGTCCTAGAAGGAAAagcccccttgtttgacagtctcttagatcagcggttctcaaactttagcaacccgaggacctcaattttgattttaaaaatttttgTGGACCCCCAAGccgccctgctcagccccaggccatgcccccactccaccccttccccaaggccccaccctgatcccacctcttcccacccctgctcatcctcttcctcgcctctttccacccccatccccgagCACGCCCTGtgcccactcctccccttccctcccagcacctcctgcatgccagggaacagctattctgcagtgtgcaggaggcactgtgagggagggggaggagttggtcaGTGGGGCCTGTGGACCCCTGGAATACCCTCatgaacccccaggggtctgcagaccccagtttgagaaatgctgtcttAGATGGCATCAAAGATGATAAAAACTGTCAtctcaggtggtgtttgggattcagctggagccagtAGGGGTGGCAATATCATCTGTCTCTGTTCCATGCTGGTCAGGACACCTCACTGGATAAAGGCCCAGTATCCCAGGAAACAGTGatggtggcagccatgatgatgAAGCTCACTCCAGTAGTCTATCTGTTCTTTCTGAGTGTTTgatttctgttgttgttgttgttcttttcaactttccacACAGAAATCTCTTTCTTATAAGGGCTCAAAAAGGGAGTGAGAGGTGAACTAGCCCATTcgctcattattttgtccaccaattaggcctaatatctgaTATACCAAATTTTGGCTCATTAACTTCCAGCTCCACCTCTCTTGTTTTTAACAAGCATAAtttcaacacagtccttgaatcataACAACTTGgtctttttgtttagactaatccaattattctgtctccctttcatTCCTTtcccccatcaacatttgttattatagTTTATTTTAACACTTTGGAACATTTACATACGTTTTACTGTTGAGCTCACAATTCAGGCAAATTTATAGGCTCCATTGTCaaaaaatttattagagcataagctttcgtgggctacaacccacttcttcggatgcatatagagtgaacctgctactctgaaaattgtCAAAAAagagcccatcattttgtatgtaaagttgggattatttttccaatgtgcattactttgcacttaacactgaatttcatctgtcattttgttgcccagtcacccagtgagatccttttgtaactcttcactaTTGGATTtggacttaactctcttgagtaatttttttaCTGCTTTCCATTGAGAAAACTGATGATTTATTCCTactctgtttcctatcttttgaaCAGTTACTGGTCCATGACAGGGCCTTCCCTCTTTTCCCAGGACTGCCTGCTttacttaagagtctttggtgaggaacattgtcaaaggctttctgaaagtcaagtacactatatcaattATACCGCCCTTGTCCACAGGCTtgctgacaccctcaaagaattccctttataaaagctgtGTCATCATGTATAATAATGATATGGTCAATTCAACTCAGTTGTGCCTTTCTTACAATAGCTCTAATGCCAGTTATTTGTGATTACACAAGAACCTCAGTGTCTTGTGTTTTGTTCTGTCAGTTTATCACAAGAATTCTACGCTGTAGGGAGCACAGACTCAGCACAGTATGGTGCTGACAGGAAAGGTCTTCATGAGAGCTAATCACAAACTCTCTGAAGGAATTGTTTCCTGTGGGGAGAATGCAGATTTGTTGGAATAGTAACGTTCCACAGAGACTGTTCAATTTCAATGAAGGTCCAATGGAATGCAGGCAGTGCTCTGATGGAACCCTATCTGCCAGCTGGCCAACCCAGTTCCTCGGCAGCCTGCCTGGCAGGCTGATGGGGAGCCAAGAACCCAGAAACCCTGGGAGCACCAGCTCAGGGGTGACAatcccagggcttccaggctcctggctcccctTCAGCCCACCAGGCTGAGCAGACCCAAAGGAACTATTATCCTCAGGGGTTCACCTAAGATAGTCGAAGAGTAACTCAGAAGAGTACGCAGCAAAGTATCATCAATCTAAATGGTCTGGGGAAAAAGCAGTCCATCGGCTGGCACATCTGTATTGCGTTGATCAGGATGTGAGTAagaacaatgggccaaatttattCCCAGTGGAACCCACTGTCTTGAGTGGAATTAACCACCAAAGAATTTAGCCCGAAGTTCTTAGCAGAAATACATGAGATGGAATAGGCTAAACAGAGGTTAAGACTTGCCTAATGTCACATACTGAGAGcgcagcagagccagaaatgaAACCCAAAGTTCTAACTCCCAGGCCTTTGTGATAACCAACAGACCAGGCGTCCTCCACTTTCATTACCTAATGTAAGAGAGATGACCTGCCAGGTGCAGTATTCTGGCTAGACACATTTgacactttaggcacctaaatccccaaATCTGACCCCACTCAGTTGCTGCTGAAGCCTGTAGACACCTAAACTCAGTTGGCACCTACGTTTTCGCAGTATCATTTccttaggcacctatgtttctgcctatGTGCATGTGCACTGCAGCCTCACTCTAGGTGTTCGGACGCCTAAGCCTTAGAGCATTGCAGGAACCAGAGAAAGATAGGTGTTGCTCTACCTAACTCACCTGTGGGACCCAATTTCGTATGTGTGCTCAGAGCTCGCCTGCCATATCACGCCTCTCTAGGTGAGCTCACACAAAATGGAGGAGGAGCTCCCTCTTCATAACATAACCTTTAGTACAATGGTTGGGgtactcacctggaatgtgggagatccTTTGCCTGAGAGGGAGatgggatttgaacagggctttgccatctctcaggtgagtgcaCTAACTGCTGGGttgtgggatattctgatgtgggcctCCCTCACCCACTCTTgtagaagctgttccactgtgggttgataattttaaaaagcattggagcagggggactgaatAATGGGTCTcccatgcagggccagctccagcgtttttgccgccccaagcggcggggggggaaaaaaaaagccgcgatcggcggcacttcggcagcagctctaccgccgccaattcattcttcggtggcaggtccttcccttcgagagggactgaggggcccgccaccgaattgccgccgaagagccggacgtgccacccctttccattggccgcctcaagcacctgcttgctgcgctggtgcctggagctggccctgctcccgtGCAAATATCCTaaccatctagggtgaccagacagcaaatgtgaaaaatcgggatgggggtggggggtaataggagcctatataagaaaaagacccaaaaatcgggactgtccctataaaatcgggacatctggttgcCCTaaaaccaccaggctacagagtcagttTCTTGTCCACGCTCTCTGGCCCATTGATTCTTTCACTATTTATTCACCTTAACCCCTGGGTTAACCGGTGTGAGGGAggtccttttctttccccttgcAAAAAATGGCatgggtgcctaactccaagAGAAGGTTTGCAGCTAAGTATCCCAGAGGGAGGCGCATTCCtccagcctggatttaggcaccaAATTCACTGAGAGAGTGGGGATTAAGACATACCCTTGctttggcatctcccattggctagtttaggcagggagctgcctagaGTGGTGGCTTCTGTGAATTccattctaaggcacctatctccTTCCATTCAttatatagggagcctaggcactgaactcaggctttgtgaaacCCACTGATTTTCTAGGAGCCTAAAATTTAGGCTTTGCAATTGCCATGCCTACATTTTTGTGACTCTCACTCTAGATTTCTGCCCCATGACAGGTGAACACAGAGGCAACCTCTGGGAAAGTTTTATAGTATGATTATACTGATAAATTTCTTTACTGAAACAAAAACGTATACAAAAAGGAAGAGCCAATAAAGACATATGAAGCAATAGGCTATGCAGAGAGTCAGGTTGGTTAAACCACAGCAAGCCAAAAAGCTACATAACAGTTCCTCATCCCTTTAAGGCCTATATCTTCTGTAGTTGAGGCAATAGCTGCGTCATATCGCTTAGCCCCAAGAAAGCAAAAACTTGTACACctttaccccaatataacgctgtcctcgggagccaaaaaagcttaccgcattataggtgaaaccgcgttatatcgaacttgctttgatccgccggagtgcgcagccccgccccccccggagcgctgctttacctcattatatccgaattcgtgttatatcgggtcacgttatatcggggtagaggtgtatctgtgaCTGCTACTCTGACTTTCAGCCTTGGCAAATCAAACATCAGGCCCTCAGCTGACACATCTAGGCAGTCTCATTACCTTAATGAAAAGGTGCTCAGAACTGTCCATTTTACCTTGAACTCTAACCTGACTTTGAAAGCTGCTTGGGTTTGCTCTTTCAGATCAATGTAACCAAAACCTTAGCAGTGTTTTATACCTCTGCTGCTTGATAAAATGTCAAACCTGCAGCACAATTTTTATGATTTATTTTTGGCACAAGCTTGGTTGTGCTCATGATTCATAATGGAAATACACAATGTACAAAACAAAGATTTCACAAATGCCATAGGGGTTATGGGAAGCAATGGCATGCATGTGAAAAACAGAGTTGTAGGAATTCATCATGGTTTCACTAAcaaaacagcaacacacagatTCTTGGAGAAGGTTCAATGGAAATCTGGAATATACATAACTCTGTCATTATATTATCTAAAATAGTTCTAATTAGAATTATGATTAGCATATGCTTAGAATTatgaaaatactgaaaatgaCATCAGTGCACTGCTATGTTTCGACAAGCTACTGTTTGTTATTTAGCTTGCTGTGGGTATTATGCTGCTGTGTTAATAAAGGGCAAGGTCCAGCTATGATGGTATTCTTTAAGGAGGCAGAGTGCAAGGGATTTTGGATCTCAAAAGAACTAGAAGCACGCTAAGGGAGTTATGCAAGATCAGATGAAGTGTTCAAGCATTTCTATGTTTCTGACTGCAGCTGCCGATGGTAGCCCACATCTGATTATATATGTTACCCTAAGAGAATTATACTAGCATCAAAATATTCTAGTCTTGAAAGCTAGAGGCCAAATTATGTTCTCCAATATGTTCACATAACTCCCACTGCAGAATTGTATGTAAATATCTGAGAAATTGAAATTGAAGAGGGTCACatgaagaacagaatttggcaaaTTATTTTCTAGGTATTTTCACAGACATGCTTTTTCCTTTGCTGGAGTATAATATACCATCTAGTATCCATTTGAAGTGCTCtaagtgtttattttaaaatactttgagtTCAATTAAGATTTTCTTGTACAACATCTAATACACtaagggtctgatttttttcaaaaaagtcagATGTCCCTTTGCACTTCTAATTTGCATGCACAGTTGCCATGAATGCATGTACTGATTGGCTATTTGAGCACCCAGATGGCCAGTTAATGTGTAAATGGCTATTTTGAACATGTGTCTACCCAATTTCTGCACACAACTGTAGTAACTTCCTgcaagattataatttagagattgATTTTCAAAGAGTCAGGCATACAATTTCAACAattaacatttttgagatttctaCACAATGTACATGTAGAACGAATGTATTTCTTTCATGAAGAGTGGTGAAGATTTTCTTAAATAATAAATGCCTATAGTTAGTCTCCTAAATTCGTATTTAGGCACctggctgaaatcaatgggagacatTCTCTGTCCAACACTTCTGAAGATCAGGGCAGGTACTTAGGGGACAAAACACagatttaagagcctaacttgAGGCACCCATTTTTAACCCCCTGGCCAGTGTTGGTAAGTATTCtatagagagacagagagaacagaATAATATTGATTCCAGAAATAGCTACTGTACATACAGAAGTTCTTACCTTCCATCAACACAAGTAAAATGTCCCTTAAAATGGTGATGGTTGTTGCCAGCACAAAGACAGAGAACACAAATGTGCAGACTGGGTCAGCTATTTTGTATTCTGGCTAAAAAAATATAAGCACATCACTTGATTAAATCCATCACTTTCCGTTTCTGGCTGACATTTTTAACGAGCTAATCAAAAACCAATATAATCCATTTATCTAACACAGTAACCATTGCTGATATTCTTGACCAGTACAGTCCCAGTACAGCCAGGTTAACAGACAATTTTCTGATTGCATTATTCTTTAAGACTTCAAGCCACTAAAGATAAAGGAGAGAGAGACGCATAACAATAGATTCCTTCTGGCTTAAACCCCAAGGAAAAAATTGTTGTGCTCTCAACAGCCATTTTATTCCCAGAAATGAACATAACTGTCCTTGACTAAATTACAATATATATCATTAAGACAGAGAAAATATGTACATAGCATCTAATGATGGTGTTATGAAAATAACTGCATCATTAATTGCTATGAAGGTGAGTAAACCCAGTAAAACTGACCTTAAAGAATATTATAAGTGCACTAATTAGCACACTAATGCTCTGAAATAGATCTCCAATGGCATGTACAAAAGCTGCCCTCACACTGGCATTGACCAAAGCTGGCTTCTGTTGAAGAGCTGATATATGTTCATTGGCTTGTCCTCTGTGACTATGTCCAGGCCCAGTCTGGTGCAGAGTCAGACTTAATCTGAAAGAGATACAATGCTGCAAATATCAGTGAGATCATACTGTctaagagaacaacaacaaacaccTCAGTATCGCACTCCTTAAAGCAAAAGGTAAGTAATAGCAAGCGTACGTGTAAATATATGTAGATATTGTCCACTCCAGGAAATCTCAAAATGATTAAGTATTTTATATACAAAAAAGACAACTTACATGACATTGGCTATCACTGCACAACCAGAAGTAATGAGCATCACTGTAGCTTCAATCTCATAATTTGGTTGCAGCAGTCTCATGCTCGCCAAATATGTCAACACGCCAGTCACCACCCAAATGATTAGCAGCGACATCAAAGCACCCAGAATTTCTAGGGGTTAAAACAATTGAATTTTAGGGGcactttaaataaaatgcaaGGAATTGGCTAATGGATTAGCACTAACACTTTCCCCATTAGAAAGCAGTTCTTATGTGTTTGCAGATCCTAATATTCAAATCATGTTGGGATCAAATAAATCTGGTTTCCCCAGGGTTGACGCTTGTTGCAGACTTATGGGCATGGTTTGGGAATGATGGATTCATACATGTTCACATGGGCTGGCAGAGTGTCTGCTGGTTCACGAAACAGGAAGGTGACATGCACCTTGGGATTTGTGCCCAATTGCCCCAGAAAACACCATGTGAAACTGAAATGCACTGTAGAATTGAAGCCTCAAGATGTCTGCAGATATCCAAATGGAGCACACAATTGCACAAACGTTTAGTAGACTGTACATGAATGCAAGTCCTGTTTCTGTACAATGGTGAGTGCCCATGTCGGGGCAGGGCgagacagtggggaaggaagagggatgggatagggcagggggaagagatggggatGACTGTGAGTGCCAGCTCCTTACTTCTGGGCGTCCATGCCAGAGGTGTCCAGAGAAATGGGGGGGCATGTGTCCCCGCTCTAGCTACAGCTACGTGTCGCCTCTGAGGAAGATAAGCATGCTCCAGGCTGCAGCGTGCCCGGAACTGcctgcagcccacataacacatagagagctgcatataccaacaatggtaaataggttgagaaccaccggtCTAATAACTTTGGCTGTAACATTCTTCAGTATTATATTCTTTTCTTCTTTGGGGTTCCATGACCTGCTGTTTTCCAGTTTCTGATGTATCCTGGGAGCTTTGAGAACATTAATAGATTAGCCTCACAAACCCACAGACCTGTGCCTGATCTCAGAATACTTTCCCGAGTACGTGCTATGATGAATTGCCTTTTCTATTTCACATGGTCATATGACAGTACATTTGGTACCTGCTCTGTGCCATCCAAAAGTTAACCTTTTAGTGGAAGGTTTAGCTGATAACCACAGTGAGCAAAGGCTAATCAGGAAACTTGTCAAGTCAACCAAGATGTGTGCTGCATCAGTTATCACAGCAAGACTTCCTGAAATTTGTCCACCTGTGTAAAACAAATACATGCATATAATAGGACATGTATCCAAGACCTTATTT
Above is a genomic segment from Emys orbicularis isolate rEmyOrb1 chromosome 2, rEmyOrb1.hap1, whole genome shotgun sequence containing:
- the SLC30A8 gene encoding proton-coupled zinc antiporter SLC30A8, whose amino-acid sequence is MGLQQNNLNKEECQEESEDAEDNPLYHCHSHSMAYESRKIEQCQAKRKLYAASIICLIFMIAEIIGGQISGSLAVITDAAHILVDLTSFLISLCSLWLSAKPSTKRLTFGWHRAEILGALMSLLIIWVVTGVLTYLASMRLLQPNYEIEATVMLITSGCAVIANVILSLTLHQTGPGHSHRGQANEHISALQQKPALVNASVRAAFVHAIGDLFQSISVLISALIIFFKPEYKIADPVCTFVFSVFVLATTITILRDILLVLMEGTPKGFNYDAVRERILAVNKVESIHNLHLWSLTMNQVILSAHVVVTDTVDNHQILKEVTQVLFDTYTFHSVTIQIEPKANQKPDCVFCQDPKD